In a genomic window of Bombus vancouverensis nearcticus unplaced genomic scaffold, iyBomVanc1_principal scaffold0022, whole genome shotgun sequence:
- the LOC143304120 gene encoding translation machinery-associated protein 16 homolog, protein MPIAQQGFVPWYFNEATAMRKEFLKPKKMIHPNSRKSIAITKKAKKISNRQKAEMSCLIKQNSIGEKISWIRNNMIPGVCPYTPEITASLLETEVKQKCIHMMIQRL, encoded by the exons ATGCCCATTGCCCAACAGGGTTTCGTTCCATGGTATTTCAACGAG GCCACTGCAATGAGAAAAGAATTCCTGAAGCCAAAGAAAATGATACATCCAAATAGCAGAAAGTCTATCGCTATTACGAAAAAAGCCAAAAA AATATCAAATAGACAGAAGGCAGAAATGTCCTGCTTGATAAAACAGAATTCAATAGGAGAGAAAATATCGTGGATCAGAAACAATATGATTCCAGGCGTGTGTCCCTATACTCCAGAGATAACTGCAAGTTTGTTAGAAACGGAGGTAAAACAAAAATGTATACACATGATGATACAGAGATTGTAA